One Candidatus Nomurabacteria bacterium genomic window carries:
- a CDS encoding glycosyltransferase, translated as MFKDIAFYLFAMIAIINTIHFGIYIAGANLYDIKQFFRKRKISKTIRRKYRPLVTIIVPAHNEEVGIIKTLESIRKNSYRKLQILVVDDASSDATRSLVWRYIQLHPNRNIHLLRKQKNVGKGEAMNHALKTAATGELMMSLDADSIIDKNAISNAVRHFEDPRIVGMAANVQIMDNGTLLGLLQKFEHMIGYRSKKFYTLTNSEFIIGGVASTYRMDIIKKAKFYDTDTQTEDIGLSLKIVSSGNINQRIIYAADVLAITEGVQSYKSLFIQRYRWKLGMLQNLVKHGSLLLNNDEKYSRMLTLYRLPMALFGELVLLIEPILLVYIIYLSIAKAYPFALLGAYVAITLYVLWTVWPDEHMPNREKMRMSLYSPIMYFIFYVMNVVQLTSILRCIKNNKKFYAKLIQEARGYLPNEQLPKSALKTTKYI; from the coding sequence ATGTTTAAAGACATAGCATTCTATTTATTCGCTATGATAGCTATTATCAACACAATTCATTTTGGGATATATATAGCTGGAGCTAATTTATATGATATTAAGCAATTTTTTCGTAAACGAAAAATATCTAAAACTATAAGAAGGAAATATCGCCCGCTAGTTACAATCATTGTTCCTGCACACAATGAGGAGGTCGGGATAATCAAGACGTTGGAATCTATCAGAAAAAATTCATATCGTAAATTACAAATTTTAGTTGTTGATGATGCATCTAGTGACGCTACACGTAGTCTTGTATGGAGGTATATCCAATTACATCCAAATAGAAATATTCATTTATTGAGAAAACAAAAAAATGTTGGCAAGGGTGAAGCCATGAATCATGCTCTAAAAACTGCTGCAACTGGTGAGTTAATGATGTCACTAGACGCAGACTCTATAATTGATAAGAATGCAATTTCTAATGCAGTGAGACACTTTGAAGATCCTCGCATAGTAGGAATGGCAGCGAATGTACAGATAATGGATAATGGAACGTTACTTGGATTGCTGCAGAAATTTGAACATATGATTGGTTATAGATCTAAAAAGTTCTACACATTAACCAACAGCGAATTTATTATAGGAGGAGTTGCTTCTACTTATCGTATGGATATTATCAAAAAGGCAAAATTTTATGATACAGATACTCAGACAGAAGACATTGGTCTGAGCCTCAAAATAGTTTCCAGTGGCAATATTAATCAGCGAATAATATATGCTGCTGATGTTTTGGCAATTACAGAAGGAGTCCAATCTTACAAGTCATTATTTATACAAAGATATCGTTGGAAACTCGGAATGCTGCAAAATTTAGTTAAGCATGGTTCACTATTACTGAACAATGATGAAAAATATAGTAGGATGCTAACCTTGTATCGTCTGCCCATGGCGCTGTTTGGTGAGCTTGTACTGCTAATAGAACCAATACTTCTCGTGTATATAATTTATCTTAGTATTGCAAAGGCATACCCATTTGCCCTGTTAGGTGCATATGTAGCTATAACGTTATATGTACTTTGGACAGTTTGGCCGGATGAACACATGCCTAATAGAGAAAAAATGAGAATGAGCCTGTATTCGCCAATTATGTATTTTATATTTTATGTTATGAATGTGGTTCAGCTTACGTCTATTCTAAGATGTATTAAAAATAATAAAAAGTTCTACGCAAAGTTGATACAGGAGGCTCGTGGATATCTCCCGAACGAGCAACTACCTAAATCTGCTTTAAAAACTACCAAGTATATATAA
- a CDS encoding LemA family protein codes for MIVLWIVLGIVVLLAIYLIATYNGLVKLNVRVEEAWSDITVQLKRRLDLIPNLVNTVQGYASHEKSVFTKVTEARANAMNAQSVAETAQADNMLSDALKSLFAVAEAYPDLKANENFKQLQEELVDTEDKIQASRRFYNGSARDLNIKIKTFPNNIFANSLGFKEREFFELDEAETAKAEKPVDVKF; via the coding sequence ATGATTGTACTATGGATAGTTCTTGGTATTGTTGTACTGCTAGCAATTTACCTTATTGCTACATATAACGGTTTGGTAAAACTAAATGTTCGGGTAGAAGAAGCCTGGAGCGACATAACCGTCCAGCTGAAACGTCGTTTAGACTTGATACCAAATTTGGTCAACACTGTTCAAGGGTATGCGTCACATGAAAAAAGTGTGTTTACCAAAGTTACCGAAGCTCGTGCCAATGCAATGAACGCTCAGTCAGTTGCAGAGACAGCACAGGCCGATAACATGCTCAGTGATGCTCTTAAGAGTTTATTCGCTGTTGCAGAAGCGTATCCAGACTTAAAAGCGAATGAAAATTTTAAACAGTTGCAAGAAGAACTTGTTGACACAGAAGATAAGATACAAGCATCTCGCCGCTTCTATAACGGTTCGGCACGTGATCTTAATATTAAAATCAAGACGTTTCCAAACAATATTTTTGCCAATAGCCTAGGCTTTAAAGAGCGCGAATTCTTTGAGCTTGATGAAGCAGAGACCGCCAAAGCCGAAAAACCTGTAGACGTAAAATTTTAA
- the htpX gene encoding zinc metalloprotease HtpX: MYSEIAANKRKTIFLILGFFFLIAAVAAGAAWYFGDYFITIYALVFALGYIAWSYFGSDKAALAINNAQEIQKSDNPRLWRTVENLAITNGLPMPKVYIMDDPALNAFATGRDPRHASVAVTTGLLNTMDDSELQGVMAHEMGHIQNYDIRVAIVVFGLVAVVSIISDMILRGLFWGSFNNDNRNSSPIMYIVLIVALIIAPIVATIIQLSISRKREYLADATGALTTRYPEGLASALEKIEHSSSAMQKQSTSTAHLFFANPLKGKNIAGLFSTHPPIEDRIARLREMGTKA, translated from the coding sequence ATGTATAGCGAAATTGCCGCCAACAAGCGCAAAACTATTTTTCTGATACTCGGCTTTTTTTTCTTGATAGCTGCTGTAGCTGCAGGGGCTGCTTGGTATTTTGGTGACTATTTTATTACTATTTACGCACTCGTATTTGCTCTAGGGTATATTGCATGGAGCTATTTTGGTTCAGATAAAGCCGCCTTAGCAATAAATAACGCTCAAGAAATCCAAAAATCAGACAACCCAAGATTGTGGCGTACAGTAGAAAATTTGGCGATTACTAACGGTTTACCTATGCCCAAGGTCTATATTATGGACGATCCTGCCCTCAATGCATTTGCCACTGGGCGTGATCCTCGGCACGCTTCTGTCGCTGTTACTACCGGGCTATTAAATACTATGGACGATAGTGAGCTTCAAGGAGTTATGGCGCATGAAATGGGGCATATTCAAAACTACGATATACGGGTCGCAATAGTAGTATTTGGCTTAGTTGCAGTAGTTTCTATTATTAGCGACATGATTTTACGTGGTTTATTTTGGGGTAGCTTTAATAACGATAACAGAAATAGCAGTCCAATAATGTATATCGTGCTCATTGTAGCCCTTATAATCGCCCCCATAGTGGCGACGATTATCCAGCTTTCTATTTCTAGAAAAAGAGAATATTTAGCTGATGCGACTGGGGCGCTCACGACACGTTATCCAGAGGGTCTTGCCAGTGCACTAGAAAAAATCGAGCACAGCAGTTCTGCTATGCAAAAACAAAGTACATCTACAGCTCATTTATTTTTTGCAAACCCGCTAAAAGGTAAAAATATAGCGGGTTTGTTTAGCACTCATCCACCAATAGAAGATAGAATAGCCCGATTGCGTGAGATGGGCACAAAAGCATGA
- a CDS encoding DUF1269 domain-containing protein: MLGPVDYIVVGFKGNNFDGSVLEELSIATQKGTIRVIDLLFIMKDADGNVMGGELNDQPAELKEAFASFGIEAGHELITEEDIEKIGMAMENNTAAGVLVIEQLWAKGLKAALIDAGGELLDEGRIHPEKIASALKELSEIVEEE; the protein is encoded by the coding sequence ATGTTAGGACCAGTAGATTATATAGTTGTTGGGTTTAAAGGTAACAACTTTGATGGTAGTGTGCTAGAGGAACTCTCCATAGCAACACAGAAGGGTACAATAAGAGTTATAGATTTGCTTTTCATTATGAAAGATGCAGATGGCAATGTGATGGGTGGCGAACTAAACGATCAACCAGCAGAGCTAAAAGAGGCCTTTGCTAGTTTTGGCATAGAAGCCGGTCATGAACTAATAACAGAAGAAGATATAGAAAAAATTGGTATGGCAATGGAAAACAACACAGCTGCAGGTGTCTTAGTTATTGAGCAGCTATGGGCGAAGGGCTTAAAGGCAGCGCTTATCGATGCTGGTGGAGAATTATTAGACGAGGGTAGAATACATCCTGAAAAAATCGCTAGTGCTCTGAAAGAATTAAGTGAAATTGTAGAAGAAGAGTAG
- a CDS encoding flippase-like domain-containing protein, with product MSVLSLTKVRNISKRDLLLTGLMALATYALIQQITNIDFTEVWNAIKSADLVWFMLAFFVAQLILVPNATSMMSAVTAPIPFKPTLILQSAIQFIGLAVPSTASRVATNVAYLKKFKVPYVTAITQGALDSFTGFLVQMTILVIAIIFGDVNLNLKNNINTDWVIVLSIAGGIILIGLIVLYNSKTLRLKLINILKDVIGSFSSLAEHPIRLVTLFGSNLLSQLVLGTTMVITAQAFGVDISIATALVIVVSATLLGGIAPVPGGIGVQEAIISAGLVSAGVDQSSAYAMTVSYRLFTFFLPPIWGAFSFRWLTKNKFI from the coding sequence ATGAGTGTACTTAGCCTAACCAAAGTAAGAAACATTTCAAAACGCGATCTATTGCTCACGGGTCTTATGGCTCTGGCGACATATGCGCTCATACAGCAAATTACCAATATAGATTTTACAGAAGTTTGGAACGCTATAAAATCGGCTGATTTAGTATGGTTCATGCTAGCTTTCTTTGTAGCACAACTCATTTTAGTACCAAATGCAACATCTATGATGTCGGCAGTTACCGCACCGATACCTTTTAAACCAACTCTTATTTTGCAATCTGCTATCCAGTTTATTGGTCTTGCAGTCCCAAGTACCGCTAGTAGGGTAGCTACCAATGTTGCCTATCTAAAGAAATTTAAAGTCCCATATGTTACAGCAATAACACAGGGTGCACTAGACAGCTTTACCGGATTTTTAGTGCAGATGACAATTTTGGTAATTGCAATTATTTTTGGTGACGTAAATTTGAATCTAAAGAATAATATCAACACAGATTGGGTAATAGTGCTTTCTATTGCAGGTGGAATAATTCTAATAGGCTTAATTGTACTTTATAACTCAAAAACTCTTAGACTAAAACTGATCAATATATTAAAAGATGTTATAGGGTCGTTTTCTAGCCTCGCTGAACACCCTATTAGGCTAGTTACGCTTTTTGGGAGCAATTTGTTATCGCAACTCGTGTTGGGAACAACTATGGTTATTACAGCGCAGGCATTCGGAGTAGATATTTCAATAGCGACTGCATTAGTTATTGTGGTGAGTGCAACTTTGCTTGGCGGTATTGCACCTGTGCCTGGTGGAATTGGTGTCCAAGAAGCTATCATATCAGCCGGGTTAGTTAGTGCTGGCGTAGACCAGAGTTCAGCTTATGCAATGACTGTATCTTATAGATTATTTACTTTCTTCTTACCACCAATTTGGGGAGCATTTTCTTTTAGATGGCTCACAAAAAACAAATTTATTTAA
- a CDS encoding sortase — protein sequence MKISRNQVSSIIVAIILVLLGLLSLVSRDSLDYIMATDHFVAPNNVGVTPQVAETNSLPLNIEIDALGVKVEVIKGYYNTVTQDWTLTKNAAQYAVISAQPNQQEGNTFIYGHARSVVFGKLPLLKVGDIATITTTDNKVFMYRFNHSYTVNPADNSVLKYSGPPILTLQTCSGIRYQNRTMYEFEFVGVKDV from the coding sequence ATGAAGATTTCACGCAATCAAGTTAGCAGTATCATTGTAGCAATTATACTAGTACTATTGGGTCTCTTAAGCTTAGTTTCAAGAGACTCCTTAGATTATATTATGGCAACAGATCACTTTGTAGCACCCAATAATGTAGGTGTTACTCCACAAGTAGCTGAAACAAATTCTTTGCCTTTAAATATTGAAATTGATGCTTTAGGCGTTAAGGTAGAGGTAATTAAGGGATACTACAATACGGTAACGCAGGACTGGACATTAACAAAGAATGCAGCTCAGTATGCTGTTATTTCAGCCCAGCCCAATCAGCAAGAAGGTAACACATTTATTTACGGCCATGCTAGATCTGTAGTGTTTGGTAAACTACCCCTCCTAAAGGTTGGTGATATAGCAACAATTACGACTACTGACAACAAGGTCTTTATGTATCGGTTTAATCATTCGTATACTGTAAATCCAGCTGATAATTCTGTACTTAAATACAGCGGACCTCCAATATTAACTCTTCAAACGTGCAGTGGTATACGATATCAAAATCGTACAATGTATGAATTTGAATTTGTTGGAGTCAAAGATGTTTAA